The genomic stretch TTGCTCCAGTCCCAAGTCATTTGGGCAAAGactcatgatttttttcatcgGGCATCACGTCAGTGCCACGTCATCACTTTTTTACACCAAGATAAAGCACTCAAgattcaaaatcctttatttaGTTCaacgggtcacatgcttatttttacaaataagaGCAATTAGATTCTATGGTGGTTATCAGTTGTTTGGGGGGAGATTTTAGActtaattccacaggacagcTGGGGATGGGGGGGGTGACATGCCGTAAAGGGGcccaggtcagagtcaaacctgcggccgcaGCTTTTCCAATGTAAACTAAATCCAGTCTGGAGCGCTGCGCACTGGCAACGTCCAGCTAGAACTGTTACATTATTaaatgagagaggagagacaagcCAAGGTGTTACTTGAATGCTTTGCTTCCTCATACCAAAATGTGTTGCAACATAAGCAAACAGGTtccggtgccttgctcaagagcaactTGGCAGTGCCCAAGAAATGATCTTTCATTCCACACTGCGTACAGGGACAAAAGGACCACCTTCATAGCTCATTATCATTgctaataaactttttttttttttttttgtccgtgCCGTCGCTGGTCTCTGTCCCTCGGAGGGGACGGAAGGCCTCACAGagacaagaaataaaaacacacctgGCTTCTTTTCGGTCAGTTTTATTAAACGAGTTACAATATACTTTTACATATCAAGAAAAAAACCATTGTTAGGATAAAAGCACAGGTGAGACAATCATGTATGTGTGAGGAACTACAGTACATGCCAAACACTAGCAAATAACTTATCTAGAAGTCTTTCAAAcaatcaatttaaatattttacaattaaagTCAAAACAATTCGATGCAAatcaagaaacaacaaaaacaggaatGCCTTTGTCGCGTATGTGCTGAGGAGCGTGCAAGCTGCAGAGGACCCACAGCTGGTAGAGCTTTAACACATGAcgaataaaaacacacacacgcctggTGATGGTTCACTTTAGGGGACTACAACGAGCCGCTGTCGTCTCGGTGACACAGCTGGAGTCCTGCTCATaaaccagcagcagcacaatAATAAGCAGTTCATTTCTATGTAACGGCATCTCAATATCTAATACTGCAGTCAGAGTTTCCATCGTCGGCCTAATAAAAGCTTGAGATACAGCTACTGTTAACTTCAcatcaggtttaaaaaaaagaaaaggaaaagcatGCAGCTCTGTTTTTATAGAAGTAACCAAGGGCGCCTTCACACCTGCCTGGTTTGGTTGGCCCGGTGTGAAAAGCTCCCCCCGACTGGTGCCGATCAAAGCTAACAAGcaacccccaaaaaaacatgggGCCTCTGATCGCTTCAGAGTCCTCTAGAGTTCGGGTTGCTTTAGGTGCGACCCACAATCTGACCCAAATACAGCAAGTGTACAAAAACGCAGCGTTTCTTAGCCCGTAATTTCAACCTCCACATAATTTACGGACTTGTATTTGATTTAGGGGGATGAGAACTTTGAGATCCATAAGCTGTTCTTAGCACACGTTGCTGGTCGTCTGTGTGACATcatctcgctctctctctccttaacTCGCCGTCTGTCAGCTGCTCACATTCCTCgccttcttctaaaatattagaaacgcaaaaaacagaaaacccgAGACAGTGGTGCAACTTCAGTCCCGAATCGCACCGCGTTCACCAAACCACGGGTGTGAAAGCACCCTAAGATCATCCACTAGGAATACACAGGATATATATTTACAATGGTGAgggcatggggggggggggaccacgACAACAGGCTGCTCAGGGTTTTACAAAGACATGACGCCAGCGGAGCCCCGGGCTGCGGTCAGAGCTGGGACAGGACTCTCTGCTCATCGGCCTCGCGGTGAATACgccggagagagagagagacagagtccTGGGTCGGCCAGCAAGAGCGCAGCCCCCGTCCCGCTGGAACCGACGCAGGGTTAGCGACCTACTGTCCTACTGACTTCtgctgaaacaaaaacacaggtgaAGTGGAGCATGAGGGGGGGTGAGCAGTGTGACGGTGGTGTTTAGTCAAAGTCCCGGTTGACCAGGACCAGCGGCGCCACCAGCGTCCACACGTAGAGGGCGATGCAGATCCAGCTGGAGGAGATCTTCACCCACACCGAAGGCCACTTGCTGGTCATGGCTTCGTAGTTGGAGTCGGGGCTGCAGAGAGAACCAACGACAGACCAACAGGTTTATTCTCTTCTGATATCAGTCTGGGTTTCAAATACGATGCTCTCGGTATAATAGAAACACGAGATGACCTACGCATAAGCACATCATTTTAATTCAGAAGAATAAATAGCATGAGCAACAACAACCGAAAATAAGCCTGAGTGACGCAGATCCTCCagaacattttcaatgtaaatCCATTTATAAGTATGAATACTTATgaatgtgacgattttagacgagagggaggacCCTTTAATctctacgttacacactttTCACTGGCAGTCACACAGATGTTCAGTTAAGGTACATTACGCTAAAAACTGCCCAGTTCCCTTTAATAAGTGTTCATAGAAAAAGATGATCAGGCCCCCATGAAGAGCGCTCAGCCTTGCAGCCAATTTAGTCCAGCGGGCCCCCCTGCAGCGGCCCCCCTGCAGCTACCCTCGTAGCCCAGAAAGCATTTCCCCAAAGGCTACCATTGTAAAAGAGACGCCAGTAAAACTGCTGCCAGGACATTCTTGAACAGCAAACGAGGCCGGTTATGACTCTAGCCCGAATTTTTAACCTAtagatattttaatattttatttttccctcGAGCCGAggaaaaggatttaaaaaccTGTAACATCTCCATCTCCCCGAAGCTTACAAAGGTTTTTTGGCATAGACGCCAGGCGAGATGAAGCCTACCTGTACCAGTTGGTGAGCGTCATCATGATGTAGAGCGATGCCAGGAACAGCATGAAGTGGAAGAACGAGTAGGAGTAGGTGACGCCGTCCTTCTCGTTGTCCACAGCTCTGCTGACGCCGCCGCCCTCCTCAAAGCTGTCCCCCTGAGGCCCGTCCTCGATCAGAGCCGACTCGTCGCTGGTCAGAGTCAGCTTGTTCACCTGCGCGTTGGACGAATTACGAATACTGACGGACAGGTGGCGGGGAAGAGAGAACAGAGGTGCCGTCAGTCGTCTTCTCAAACCGCACGAGGAGACAAGACCTATATCGACtgataaaaataactaaaaacaaaaaaagacttccTCACCTGGAGTACAGGACACACATGAGGAAGAGGATCAATCCCACAATCCCCTGGGCATCCCACCACTGAACCACATGGTCCTGGCCTGCAGGACTGGTGCTGTTCAGCCCGATAATACCCAGAAGGCTCGGGTTACATTTCCTGTCTGAGTTCCACAAGAGAAGATTTTCAATTGATGCTACAGTGTCTCATGGAtggttttttatttatctgctgCTTATGAGCATCATAACAGTAATATCATCATCAGCTGCAGTGTGCTCTTTGGTTACTCGGGTCCTATTTTCATGAGATTGGCCAGTGTTTCTACCAGTTATGAGAACTGGTAACCGGCTTAGTCAATTTTATGAATAGTATCAAACCATAACGAGTTATCACAAGACACTTcacagtaggcctgcacgacCCGGGAAGAATAGGAATCACGATTggttttagcttagaattgatatcacgattctccgCCACGATGTCTTTTTCACTAAGTGTGCCGTCGCGATTTTACAACCATTagtcgtgcaggcctacttcacagatagagtaggtctagaccacttgTAATTTCCAAAGACCCTCGCACCTCCTTGAGCGTCGGTGTTACTGGCGGACGCCCCCCTGTGCTTAAGCCACGCCCCTTTCATAAGTAATGACCCGGTAATTGTAGGCTATTGTGTGAGGTGTCACTGAgctcagcagagacttccttaTTATAAACGGTAGGTTAAGGTTTGCCCCAACCCCCCTGCTttggccacgccccctttcacagctaTTACTTGTGTGAAGTAGGGCTGCTCAATTATGGGGAAAaatataatcacaattattttggtcaatatagAAATCAAAATTATTTAACACCATTACTCATTACCCTTTAGATATAATGGATAGTATCCGGGGTCTAATCTTTTAGTGCTCTTTATCTCACAGAAGGAGTCTTAGAATCAGAACAAAATCGGTTTTACAGCTtttacagatatcacacataACTTTACAAGCTACTTGACAATTCTAGATACGTTATAACACAATATTGCATCACACGTCACATTATCACTCACTGTGACCACTACTAGCCTACTGTCATTACTAGACATTGTGCTGAAATACGAACAATAACGTTGCCCTCAGTGGGCAGTAACTTTTCCCAGACAACGGACTTTAGCCCCGATTGCTGAGAGATTTGATGGCTTCGGGAGGGGCGGATGTGCACGTGCgtgtcattcagaacacaacTCAAAATAAGAGTGTTTTTgcaaaacagaacatggcaaaaaaaacttttctcaaCTAAACTGTTTTGGTGAGCGTTGGGagcaaaaattgaaataaaaattcaattaattgcaaagCCCTAGTGTGAAGTATCATTGACCTcagcagaaagagaaacagtTTCTGTGGCCAAGGTGGAGGATGAGAGAAACCTgagcccccaccccccccaaaaaaaggcaGGTGAAGCAGCACAGGTGGTTACAATACATCAAAGCGCTATATATAGAATGGAAGCTATCCTACCAGGCTCGTTGGTCATGGCCGACCAGGTCAGGTACATGGTGTACAGGGTAACCAGGGAGGACTGCAGCAGGCCAGACCTGGGCTGGGACTCCTTCACACAGAGAACAGCAGCCATTAGCAGAATAATCAATTCTAGACCAATTCTGACAACCAAAAATCAGTCAGCTGCTTCCTGCTGAGCCTCGGGACCGCTGGCAGCCGTCTGTGTATCAGCACGGTCTACAATAATGTTAGTCACTCTATCTCATCCATGTCTTTCACCTCTCATTCAGTCTACAAGCGTcatgtgttttctgtcagtCTTGCTACTGCAATACTGCacatcatttctttattttaaacaaatatatacgAGATAAGATAGCTCaattggtagagcgggcacccatatgTAGGTTTACTCTCGACGCAGGGGGCCCGGATTCTGCTCCgacttgcggccctttgctgcatgtcgttccccttctctctcccctttcaggtcaataaaggcctaaaatgcccagaaaatattaaataaaactatatatacCCTATGTTGAATAGttaattagggctgggtacctAATTCTATACTTTTTAGGCAGTGACTGAACTGCTTTCAGAGTattgagtatcaaaaaatgccccgtcattcaaaaccaaatttcaatacctggggagtaaatctcatcagcgtcactGCAGCAGGCTTCTACCAAGAGCTAATATTGTTTGATTGGCCGCCTAATGTTACACTCTGTAGAGACACGCAGGGAAAACTTGACGTTACACAGAGACAGGgctaaaaaatgaattaaaagaaCTGTGCCGCAATGTGTAATGTTGCAATTTCTACCCAGCCCTACAACTAGGGAGGCCGCAGGTAACAGATTTCACTACGAATAACGCTTAAAAAAAGTCTGCGTTAATTATTCGTAAAAGCTCCGCTACAATGACTGACTGCACGTTATGTGTAGCAGTGTGTGCAGTTCTTATTAAACCTCCATGACAACAAACGCTGCGTGCAAACACGCACTACACATATGAAACAACGAGTATTGACTGTCAGAGTGATGTTCAACGGCTCCCCATGGTGGGGTAAAttactgctgctttttttttaacagtacaTAAAGTTAGCAAATACCAGAAAAACACAGGTTGTTGATTATCATTTTCAATATGGTTAATATTAATTGTGTTTCAAAAGGAAGCAATAAATAACATTCAAATCTTGgatatctacataagagtgacatgaggctgtcatgaacacatgacagtgtcatgacacatgaaccagAACCCCAACactaacttgtcatgacaataCAGAATGTCACTTACTAAAAAAAGCATTGCGTTATAAATGTTCATTACTTGTTCATGTTTATggcacgttcatgacagtgtcatgccactcttatgtagataccttcaagtaaggTGTAACCAAATCTTGagcatttttgtgattttatacATCAGTAGTGAAATTAACGCATGCAGAGTAATCGTGAAACCGCTATTCTTCAGACTATAATCGTACCAACCAGATCTACCTACAACtgtaacacaaaataaatgaataaataaaaagtgaaagtaTAAAAGTGTCTTGGGTTGGTGTTAAGTACGGACCATAAACATGCATGAACTGAAAAAGTAGACAGGAACGTAGAAGAGAGGCGGTGCGAACCTGGATCTGAGGCAGGATGGACAGGACCGAGGCGGCGACGCACAGGAGCATGTTAATGCTGATGAACACCTTGTTTTCAGTGCAACCATCAGAGTGGGTGTAGTAGACGTAGAACGTGACCAGAGACACCAGAGACAACAGGTAGTTGATTGTGGTGACCGACAGCAGAGCTGTgaacacacaaagtaaaaaggTCAACACCATCCAAACAGGAAGCTCTTTACCTGGGAGCTACGGCCCAATCGGATTagaatgtattttatgtttctatTAGAACATTTTCACATGCTTTAGTGTTCAAAAGACTTTTTTCTCATCCTGTCTGACtacaccctctgtctgaaacttTCCGTTTTAGCGTCTGTCTATTTGAGCCCCCCCTCACGGacaaaaagcccagtctgctccgattggtcagcgtttcca from Etheostoma cragini isolate CJK2018 chromosome 18, CSU_Ecrag_1.0, whole genome shotgun sequence encodes the following:
- the serinc1 gene encoding serine incorporator 1, coding for MGAVLGLCSMASWIPCLCGSAPCLLCRCCPSGNNSTVTRLIYAFFLLMGVGIACIMLMPGMEGHLKKIPGFCEGGMGLSIPGVEGHVNCDVLVGYKAVYRVCFGMAMFFLLFSLLMIKVKSSQDPRAALHNGFWFFKFAAAAAITIGSFFITEGPFTTVWFYVGMAGAFCFILIQLVLLIDFAHSWNESWVEKMEEGNSRCWYAALLSVTTINYLLSLVSLVTFYVYYTHSDGCTENKVFISINMLLCVAASVLSILPQIQESQPRSGLLQSSLVTLYTMYLTWSAMTNEPDRKCNPSLLGIIGLNSTSPAGQDHVVQWWDAQGIVGLILFLMCVLYSSIRNSSNAQVNKLTLTSDESALIEDGPQGDSFEEGGGVSRAVDNEKDGVTYSYSFFHFMLFLASLYIMMTLTNWYSPDSNYEAMTSKWPSVWVKISSSWICIALYVWTLVAPLVLVNRDFD